In the genome of Nomascus leucogenys isolate Asia chromosome 12, Asia_NLE_v1, whole genome shotgun sequence, the window TTCAGCCTGTTGTCATCAGCCACTAGCCTTATTATGATTTGCCCACCAAAGGGTTTCGTTAGTGAAACTAATGAAAGGTTTATATTAGTTGCTTAgcctgccataacaaattatcacaaattataATGGCTTAAAGCAATACAAATTTATtcttagttctggaggccagaagtctaaaacCAGGGAGTCACCAGGACCCTGCTTCCTCTGAAGGCTGTAGGATGTGAAAGGGACTCCTCTTTACAAGCTTCTCGTAGTTCCCAGCAATCCTTGgtatttcttggcttgtggctaTATCATTCCAGTCTCTGCTTCTGTTGTCATGTGGCCTTCTTACCTCCTTGTCTGTCTTTACATGGCTTCTTAGAAAGACACCAGTCATTGAATTTATGGCCTACCCTAacccagtatgacctcatctaaagGTCACATTCTGCatggacatgaattttggagggacactaTTCAACCTAGtatgaggttttaaaaaaattgttttaaaagactaCAATCACATGGTGtctttcaagtaattttcctaTGAGATAGATTAACATTCTCTCTGCTTTCAAGGAGCTCATAAGTGGGACATGTTTCAGTCATCTGTTGCCATGtaactaccccaaaacttagtgccttaaaacaataatcattttattaattcTCATGATTCTTTGGATTGACTGGACTCAGCTGAAAGTTCTGTTTCACATACCAGCTGAGTCTTCAGTCATCTGGGGCCCGACAAGGGTTGACACATCCAAAATGGCTCCTTGGTATCTTGGAAGGGGTGGCTGAGAGGCTGGGCCTTTCTCTCTATGAATTTTCAGGAAGCTTGGGGGGCTTGTATCCCCCCATGTGACATTTCCACATGATTTCTCTAGCAAAGTAGGTGGACTTCTTAAATGGCTGGCCAgggctaaagaaaataaaagggcaAAAGAAGCCTTTAAAGCGTAGGTTGTGAACTGACAGTCATTTTTGCCTCATTCTCTCGGTTAGAGTTGGAAAAGCCAGCCCAGGCTCATTGTGGGATGGGTTTACTCAAGGGCATGGATACTGGAGGTGTGATTCACTGGGGGCTGACTTTAAAGTCTCTATGTTGTAGTAACTACAACATAGCACTTTGTATTTACATCTGCAGCAGTAATTGTTACCCTGTATGTAATTGTGTCTGGAAATTTAGAAGAGGAATGAAGCACTTTAACTCTGAAATGGAGGTGTCATCATAGGTCTCAGAATTGGATTGAGGTCAAAGAGTAAATGTTGAGCATGTGGAAGACAATGAAAGCTCTTACTACTTAGGAAACTGCTTCCCCTAAAGAAGAGTGGGCCAATTTGTGTGCGCTAGAAAGTTAACTTTGGTAGCAGCGTGGAAGAGAGACCACAGAAAAGGAGATAAGCGAGGAAGCTGTTAGGAATAGTTTAGCTAAGAGATGACAAAGGCTGGGGAAAGTGTGACAGTGGATATAGGACAGGGACACAGAAGGGGTAGTACTCAGTTTCTCATTAGATGGAAGAGGTGTTGAGGATGACCGATTTTTGGCTTGTGGATTgctgttttattattatcatattcAGTGAGTAGAACTCTAATCGTATgtaaaagaaacatgttttagtTTACATGTACAGAAAGTACCTGATCTGTTAGCATTGGTCCTAATAATTATCTTTTGAGTCCTGTTTGAAACCTTTAATCTTActatataaatgaggaaactaggccagaaaaataaaaagaccactTGGTCAAGTCACATTGAGAATTATTAGCAGAGCTAAGACCAAAACCAAAGATTCCTTCCTGATACCTATCATGCCCTGCTGCTTCCAGTAGGCAGGCTAGTTACCCTGGCCTTGTGTCTGGCTGGTGCAGATGCTTTGAAGGTCATTTCCTTCCTTATATGCACAGCAGTACTTGCCTGATATCTGCATGTGACTGTCTTCTAAGGTGTTTTTGGTTGCAAGTAACTGAAACTCATTTTAAACCagccaaagcaaaaaaaatttaatgaaagaatgTTAAGACTACCTTAGATGGAAATCAAGTGCATCTGGGGCTTACAGCCatgtttttcattcctttcttctctctgcatTTGTTTGACTTTTGACTCTGTGAAGACCAGCTTTCCTTGTTTTGGTGTGCACATGGCCAAAATGGTTGTCCCATAACTAACAAGTTTTCTGtcctcataaaaaaaaattatgtagagatggggtctcactgtgttgcccaagctagagtgcagtggctcttcaCAGGCATGAACCCACTACCGATCAGCCCAGGAACTTTGACCTGCTCCATTTCCAACCTGGGCTGGTTCACCCCTCTTTAGGCAACCTGCTGGTCCCCAGCTCCTGGGAGGTTACTATATTGATGCTGAATTTAGTGCAGACACCGAATCagcatagcacactacagcccagaactcctgggctcaagtgacccacctgcctcagccttctgagtagctcgggctacaggcacgtgtcactgCCTGGCATACTGTCCTCATTTTGAGTAAACCtatataaactgaaaatataaattcttGTTTATATTACTGGACAAAAGATCATGATGGGCTTAGTTTGGGACAGGTGGTCCTACCCTTGAAAAGAGGAGCATGGGCAGGAATGTAACTGTTCAAGTGCCCTAGATGAGTTCTGAGTGCGCTCTGCAAAACACTGCCAGTACGTGAACTTTTTATTACAGTTCTGTGATGTGAGTACAGATATgaagacttaacatttaaaaccTTTTGTAGCAATTTGACAGAGTAATTTTATATTCCCAAcatatgtctttttaattttgttttgattgtattttttaaaaatggtaagtCTGTGATGGATTGGCAGGGGAAGATACTGGTCTTTTACCACAGGTAGTTTGAGAGCCACTGACCTGGAACACATATCTAAGATAATGTAGTTTAAGCACAGTCTGTTTGCAGCCCAATTGCTCATTTACAGGGGAAGAAAGAGATAGGTATTGTGGTTGTCAACCCTTATTACCTCATTTGCTCCTAGGTTTTGCTGGGCCTGCGTGATACTAGCGATTCCATTGTGGCAATTACTCTGCATAGTCTAGCAGTGCTGGTCTCTCTACTTGGACCAGAGGTGGTTGTGGGAGGAGAACGAACCAAGATCTTCAAACGCACTGCCCCAAGTTTTACTAAAAATATTGACCTTTCTCTAGAAGGTAAGAATTATTAAAAGGTctagctttttgtgtgtgttatttttttagatttttactaTTATGTAAGTAATGTAGGAGGGTCATATTCAGTCAAATGATATaaagaagtataaataaaaagttaatttccCTTTCTGAATTTCTGGGGGGGATTTTCAGTGGGAAtcctttcatacttttttttaagcTTGCAAAAAGACACACAGATGTATGTTTACACATGCATAGAGAGTCATGTACCACATAAGGACGTTTTGGTCAACGAAGGACCTCCTAAATGACTGTCTATACCATGATGGTCTCATGacattataatggagctgaaaaattgcTATTGGCAGTTGATGTTGTAGCTGTAATGGAATGCactactcatgtgtttgtggtgatgctggtgtaaacaaacctagtgtgctgccagtcatataaaagtatagtgCATACAATTATGGGCAGTACATAATACTTGGTAATGATAACAAATGACTATCtaactggtttatatatttactatacttttaatCATTAGTGTATTCCttctgcttattaaaaaaaaaacaaaaaaaaactttaactgTGAAACAGCCTCCAGGGGTCCTTCAGgaagtattccagaagaaggcattgttatcagaGGACATGACAGCTCCCTGCAGACCTTCCAGCGGAATAAGCTGTGGAGGTCAAAGACAGTGAAATTGATGATCTTGACCCTGTGTAGGcaaggcctaggctaatgtgtgtgattgtgtcttagattttaacaaaaaagtttcaaagtaaaaataagtaaataattttaaaaacaaaaagcttacagaataaggatataaagaaaatgttttggtaCAGTTGTACAATATGTTTTAAGCagtgttattacaaaaaagtCAAACAGTTAAAAACATTAAGTTTATAAAGTTATAGTAAACATTATTGaggaaaattttttaataaatttagcgTAGCCTAAGTGTAGTGTTTATAAAGTGTATGGTAGTGTACAGTAATATCCTAGGCCTTCATATTCATTCATTGGTAACTcagagcaacttctagtcctACAAATGCCATTCACAGTAAATACCCTATACAGGTATACCATGTAtcattatatttttactgtaccttttctatgtttggaCACTCAAATAATTACCACTGTTATAATtatctacagtattcagtacagtaacatgctgtatcaGTTTATAGCCTAGGTGTtggtaggctataccatctatgATGTTTATACAAGGACAAAATCGTCtaagatgcatttctcagaacacatccccattgttaagtgacacaAGACTGTGTAGGATTTTTGTTTAAATGGTAAGAAAGTGCCATGCACAAATCTATAATTTGTTTTCAAGTAACAACATTATCAGGGACCTGTCTCCCAATACATAGAAATCTAACTTACTCTTTGAAAGCTACctaatatttcattgaatataaTTCATTCAGTGATTTCTTTATTCATGGATACTGCATCCATTTCTGGATTTTTAATCACTACAAACAGTTCTGCAATGAATATCTTTATACGTGTTATCTTTCCAGTTGGTCCCCCATATTTGCAGGTTTGCATCTGCAGATTTaaccaactgtggatcaaaaatactcagaaaagaaaccaaaaaataaaggtattataagtaaccaagaaatgatttaaagtattatGGGATGATATGCGTAGATTATATTTGAATACTACATCATTTTCTTTAAGAGACTTGAGCGTCTGCAGACACTGAATGTCAGAAGTAAACTTGCTGGGCCaaaggatatattttaaatttagtagATACTGTCAGCTTACAAAAAGGTTACATCAATTCTTATTAACACTAGATGTTTAAGTTTCTTGTGACTTTCGTTGGCCTATGGGGTAAAAAGCTGTTGACTTTTAGATACTGCAGGAAGTCCTTATTTCTGGTATGTTCCCAGTGGATGTTACCTGGGAGGTAGCAGTAATTTCTGGTCTTACAAGAATTTTTTATCAACAGTGTCACTGCTCCTTTGTATAGCCTTCAAGAAGACAATGACCTTGTTATGTAATTCTGGATCTCTAACCTAGTTCTCATTGATAGTTGGTAACACGGAGACACTTAGTAGAAAAGAGTTATCAGATAGGCTTTTCTCTAATTTTGATGCTACAAGAATTTTTAAAGCAACATTGGCTCCCTGAAGTTTTGAAGAGCGTTCACCTCTTCCTTGGTGCTAATGAAACCAGTGTCATGGCTGCAAAGAGCTTGAAAAGGGTGATGTAGAGGCTGTGGTCTCATTTTCAGCTATGAAAGGGAAATAGGAAATTAAGTCTGCCTGAAAGAGGTGGAGAACATGGTTCAGAAAAGACATCGGATAAGGCATTAGATAGGACTTCAAGGAGGATAGTGGCACAAGTAAGAGTGGAGGGCTTGTAGAGGCCTGGCCTTAGAGTGCTGGGGTGAGGAGAGGGGAGATGTGTTGCTGAAGAGAGCTGGGGACCTAATCGTTAAGAGTTTACCCCAGGCCATTCCCCACATCCTCACTTTTTGGCCAAAAATTTATTGAATCATTTTGACTAATGCccatttttttaagtgtaaacTTTCTGGTAAACTGTTAAGGACATTTCTTGAAACTAATTTTTTCCCCAGTTGGGGGTTAAATGTCCACagcttaaatttattattttaactacttttaagtgtatagttttgTGGTATTCACTACATTCCTATTCTTGTGCTTATACTCTTCAACTGTTATTCTTAAAAGGAAAGTAAGTAGAATCAGTTGGTTTTAAATCTCCACCAACATGTTTTGAAGGGCTGTAACTTTTTAACTAGGTGTCCCAAATGTAATGCTTGGATCCTTTCTATTCATCACCACCACATGGAGTGGACATAGCCTGTTCTTAAACACCTCTAGGGACAGGCAGTCCATTCCATAATGGGTGTATGTCTTCAAATGTTTGAAGATGTTCTCTCCTCCATTTTATCCTTTATCTGTGTAAAAATATACCCATTTCACTTAACTATGCCCACCAACCATGTGATAGATAAGAAGCAATTTACTGTCCCTTTCATGTTTTGGAGTTTTTATTTACCTTCAGATTCTCCTATGCGTGTCGTCTGCAGCCATCACAGTCAGATCTTGCCAATCTTGGAGAACCCCTTCTCTAGCATATTccctaaatgtttcttttctggcAGCATGCCCATCAACAGCAAGAAGCACATACAGCAAGATTACTACAATACTCTTTTACAGACAGGTAGAAATACTAAATTTATATAGCTTTTCCATTGCTTGGATGAATGTTCTCCTGAGACTAATAAGCTTATGGGTGTTTTGGGAGTTTTGAGACTGATTTATTTGTAATTATGTAGTCAGCTTTGGTCTCATCTTGTTTCTCCAGACTACTGGATATATACTTACCTCTTCTTTATAATTGAGAAGAGCAGGTTGACATTACTTGAATTCTTTTTTGCACTGATACTTTACTTTGAGACTTTTGATGCCTTAGTGCAGCATCTTCCAAATTGTACCAAGAATGATAGTTTTGAAAGATGTTAATGGGCGTGTTGTGAAAAAGAGTTCTGTGGTTAAATAAGTTTGGGGAAATGAGAGCAAAGTCATTAACACATTGCACAGGATCTCTCAGTGCCTTAACTACTACACTTAGGGAAATCTGCTTAAAGTGAGGTTAATAAGTTGGGTTAGGCAAACTTATTTGAGCCTGCAAGACTTTTTCAGGCATATGTAATTAACATCCCAAGGATAACACTGCCTGGCTTAGAGCATTTCTATATTTATGTCAATATACTGTATGTTTGGATATTTAATAAGGATTGAATGCGCTAGTTATTACTTACATGCTTCCACTGAATTAATAATATAAGTATTATGTAATTATTTGGATAACATGTGACATCGTTGATCTTGAATAATGTTCTGCTAGGATCTCTGTTGTTTAGTATGCATGGATATTTCCAAGTAATTATTTCCAATATTTccaatattttccaatatttccAAGTAATTAGATCTGTACTACTACACTCCCCTAAATGTAGTTCTTACCTTTAACCAGTATTTTATGAGAATAATTCTTTTCCCTACAGGTGATCCATTTTCTCAGCCTATTAAATTTCCCATAAATGGACTCTCAGATGTAAAAAATACTTTGGAGGACAGTGAAAACTTCCCATCAAGTTCTAAAAAGTCTGAGGAGTGGCCTGACTGGAGTGAACCTGAGGAGCCTGAAAATCAAACTGTCAACATACAGATTTGGCCTAGAGAACCTTGTGATGCTGTCAAGTCCCAGTGCAATACCTTGGATGTGGAGGAGTCATCTTGGGATGACTGCGAGCCCAGCAGCTTAGATACTAAagtaaacccaggaggtggaatcACTGCTACAAAACCTGTTACCTCAGGGGAGCAGAAGCCTATTCCTGCTTTGCTTCCACTCACTGAAGAGTCTATGCCTTGGAAATCAAGCCTACCCCAAAAGACTAGTTTTGTACAACGGGGGAATGACGCAGACCAAATCAAGCCACCAAAAGTGTCATCACAAGAAAGGCCCCTTAAGGTTCCATCAGAACTTGGTTTAGGAGAGGAATTCACCATTCAAGTGAAAAAGAAGCCAGTAAAAGATCCTGAGATGGACTGGTTTGCTGATATGATCCCAGAAATTAAGCCTTCTGCTGCTTTTCTTATATTACCTGAACTGAGGACAGAAATGGTCCCTAAAAAGGATGATGTCTCCCCAGTGATGCAGTTTTCCTCAAAATTTGCTGCAGCAGAAATTACTGAGGTGAGTACATTTTATGGAGTAAACTGTGCTACTAGCTTTAGGATTTCCCTCATAGGTCCTAGTTGCAGTATCCCATTTATAACAAGCAACATGCTATTTCCCCATCAAGTCAAgcacaaaattaacaaaatcagtTTCTGTCATTGGTATCTTTCGTTCCCCCAGAAAAATGTAGCAATGCTTAGTTTGTTTAATGAGCTATTGTaccctttttatttgaaaaaaaaaaaaggggggcatTAAAATAAGGATATAGTGTCATCACACTGATTTTTActggattttatggttttattttccaGTGCTATGGTTTTGTAATCCTACTTTTCAACTTTCTGTTAGAGCTCTTAAGTTATTTTACTTAGTACAAGGTAGTGTTTCTGGCatcaaaagataaattttaaattcctgCTTTTTCAAATTTGCatgatttttgcatatgattTGTTTCAGTGGATTTTTGGTGTGCTTTATTTTGTTGCAGGGAGAGGCTGAAGGCTGGGAAGAAGAAGGGGAGCTGAACTGGGAAGATAATAACTGGTGACAATAGATGTGAGTTAAACTTTAGGAaaaaggattccctttttttaaaaaaaatcaatacctcAAAAGCAGGCTTTGGGACAAGAAAACCCCAAAGTGGCCTGCTTTTCCCATCCCAGGAGCTCATTATCCGGTCTGTGCCAACTGAAATATGAGACTGACTGCGAGTGCTGGCTAAAAGCCCTGGGTGGTGAGGCTCATAGTACTGGTTTCCAGGAGGAAGAAGAGCCTTTGTGCATTTGACTGAGGCCAGTTTCTATGAAGAGCAAGTAGCTGAGGACAGGTCGAACTTACTGCTTTTTCCAGGACAATTCTGGAAGTAAAATGTAAGAATTCAAGCTGGTTAGCTTAATTTTGTGCCATTCTTTAACATAAGAGTAAGCTCTATTATgaaatacaacttaaaaaaattctagctataaattatataaatgattttaaattgcTGAGGTTTCCTTAGgcagcttatttatttgtttacagttATACTGTCTGAGTAAATGGTTCTTTGTGGACCTGGGCAGTTCCTGACTGTTCCACATGTAGTACATTGTACCAAAGTTCTTAATAAGAATATTCCCCACAATCCTGTTCTCTAAATGtcaaataaagattattttcacTAGATTCAGCTttacaaaatttgttttatatcATCTGTTAGAAAATGTACAGACATAAGTAAGTATTTTCAGTTGACAAAGCATCAAACCCAGTTCTGCCTAGGGATAAGTTTCACCCTAGAGTATGTATATAACGTTTTAGCTTATCCATCCTTTCTTGGAGCGCCTCCATTTCCATTAAAAGCCAGGCTGGAGCAGGACCCTTTTGGAGTAGTGACTCAGTTGCTTCCAAGGCCCCTACTATTGTATGCAGCGCTGAACTGTACTCTTCTTCCCAAGGGAACTCTTGACGAGCTCTTTTTGCATAAGGCTGGAATAAAAACGTAAGTAATATCATAATATCCATTCTAAATATAAAGAACCTTCCTTTTGGACTGGAGTAAAGCTTACATGCAAATTTTATTCTAGTAATTGGATCACAAGGGTAGGAGGATGCACCCCAAAACCCCTACACAGTCATCTAGAAAAAGATGTAAAGGCACTTTGGTTTATCATAGCAATTCAGAGTGCTACTACCAGTGTCTTAGTTTGTATGTGGTATACAATAAGTATCCTGTCCCAAAGGGCTCCCAATGAGAAGTGCTGCATAGTCCAAGCTTACATGTCTTATAAATAAGTtcgtaaatgtattttctttttatgagagTTTGACTAAAACTTCTTATCAGAATGttgttcttcataaattactacTATACTATACTAATTACTATACTAATAGTGctcaaaacaatattttgaatatcCT includes:
- the SCYL3 gene encoding protein-associating with the carboxyl-terminal domain of ezrin isoform X2 → METVCKVSQATPEFLRSIQSIRDPASIPPEEMSPEFTTLPECHGHARDAFSFGTLVESLLTILNEQVSADVLSSFQQTLHSALLNPIPKCRPALCTLLSHDFFRNDFLEVVNFLKSLTLKSEEEKTEFFKFLLDRVSCLSEELIASRLVPLLLNQLVFAEPVAVKSFLPHLLGPKKDHAQGETPCLLSPALFQSRVIPVLLQLFEVHEEHVRMVLLSHIEAYVEHFTQEQLKKVILPQVLLGLRDTSDSIVAITLHSLAVLVSLLGPEVVVGGERTKIFKRTAPSFTKNIDLSLEGDPFSQPIKFPINGLSDVKNTLEDSENFPSSSKKSEEWPDWSEPEEPENQTVNIQIWPREPCDAVKSQCNTLDVEESSWDDCEPSSLDTKVNPGGGITATKPVTSGEQKPIPALLPLTEESMPWKSSLPQKTSFVQRGNDADQIKPPKVSSQERPLKVPSELGLGEEFTIQVKKKPVKDPEMDWFADMIPEIKPSAAFLILPELRTEMVPKKDDVSPVMQFSSKFAAAEITEGEAEGWEEEGELNWEDNNW